A portion of the Pedobacter cryoconitis genome contains these proteins:
- a CDS encoding DUF2158 domain-containing protein, producing MAKFATGAIVALKSGGPNMTAGTLTEVGYVTCFWFDQNQSLQSVTLHEDLLVEAVV from the coding sequence ATGGCAAAATTTGCAACAGGCGCAATTGTAGCGCTAAAATCGGGCGGCCCGAATATGACTGCCGGTACGCTAACAGAAGTCGGTTATGTGACTTGTTTCTGGTTTGATCAAAACCAATCCCTTCAGAGTGTGACCCTGCATGAAGATCTTCTGGTTGAAGCTGTGGTCTAA